A genomic segment from Desulfobacterales bacterium encodes:
- a CDS encoding bifunctional riboflavin kinase/FAD synthetase — protein sequence MQLIERLEDIKQPYKNAVITIGNFDGVHIGHQALFQEVIEKADSIVGTSIAMTFDPHPIKFLNKNGPPQITLYEQKIELIEKSNIDVLICTPFSKEFSELTARQFVEDILVKRIGVKAVIVGGDYMFGRNREGNLDLLKTYGLEYGFEVIIADWINTSDKGNERISSTKIRELVMDGQIEKARKLLGRHYQIKGTVVTGRNRGGKLLGFPTANIHLDDELCPKIGVYAVTVQYRDKRYKGVANIGYSPTFDDHIYTIEIHILDFNENIYREDIRVNFIKRLRDEIKFSDIHALSEQIKTDIAVARRIISL from the coding sequence ATGCAGCTGATAGAACGACTTGAGGATATTAAACAACCGTATAAAAATGCCGTAATTACCATTGGTAATTTTGATGGCGTCCACATAGGACATCAGGCCCTTTTTCAGGAAGTGATCGAAAAAGCCGATTCCATCGTCGGCACATCGATTGCCATGACCTTTGATCCACATCCAATAAAGTTTCTTAACAAAAACGGCCCTCCGCAAATAACCCTGTATGAACAGAAAATTGAACTGATTGAAAAATCCAATATAGATGTGCTGATCTGCACCCCATTTTCGAAGGAATTTTCAGAATTAACGGCCAGACAGTTTGTCGAGGACATTCTCGTAAAGCGCATTGGCGTAAAGGCCGTCATTGTCGGCGGGGATTATATGTTCGGACGCAACAGGGAAGGCAATCTTGATTTACTGAAAACCTACGGGCTTGAATATGGTTTTGAAGTAATCATTGCAGACTGGATTAATACATCCGATAAAGGGAACGAACGAATCAGCAGTACTAAAATTCGTGAACTGGTCATGGATGGACAGATTGAAAAAGCCCGAAAACTGCTCGGCCGACATTATCAGATCAAAGGAACAGTCGTTACCGGGCGCAACAGAGGCGGTAAGCTTCTCGGATTTCCTACGGCCAATATCCACCTGGATGATGAGTTATGCCCCAAGATAGGTGTATACGCCGTGACCGTCCAATACCGGGACAAACGGTACAAAGGCGTTGCCAATATCGGATACAGCCCCACCTTTGATGACCATATCTATACCATCGAAATTCATATTCTGGATTTTAATGAGAACATTTACAGAGAGGATATCCGGGTAAACTTTATCAAACGGTTAAGAGATGAAATTAAATTTTCCGACATCCACGCGCTTTCCGAACAAATCAAAACCGATATTGCGGTGGCACGTCGTATTATTTCCCTGTAA
- a CDS encoding exopolyphosphatase — MRIVTRPDFDGVVCAVLLYDVEDIRPPIKWVEPNDMQKGLVDIQSGDIIANLPYHYDCSLWFDHHYTNQIARPFNGAFRIAPSAAGVVYGYYLDRFQRNYSKLVRETDKIDSAELTLDEVQYPEKYDYVLLSMTISSHSQEDEAYWNRLVDLLRTYDINFVMKNPEVIARCRSVVEQNRRYKETLKKYTRLNRHVSITDFRMLTETPSGNRFLVYSMFPGSAVNVKIRYDNDNRDKLIVSVGHSIFNRNCKVNAGLLLSGFEGGGHYGAASCSFHASKAEDYVPKILDALLKNEPIK, encoded by the coding sequence ATGCGTATAGTTACACGTCCTGATTTTGATGGTGTTGTTTGTGCGGTTCTTCTCTATGACGTCGAAGATATCAGGCCCCCGATAAAATGGGTGGAACCGAATGATATGCAAAAAGGGCTGGTTGATATTCAGTCCGGTGATATAATTGCCAACCTTCCATATCATTATGACTGCTCGTTATGGTTTGATCATCATTATACCAATCAGATTGCCAGGCCATTTAATGGTGCTTTCAGAATAGCTCCTTCAGCCGCGGGTGTCGTTTACGGATATTATCTGGACAGATTTCAACGGAATTACAGCAAACTGGTCAGAGAAACAGATAAAATTGATTCTGCCGAATTAACCCTGGATGAAGTCCAGTATCCGGAAAAGTATGACTACGTGCTGCTTTCCATGACCATATCAAGTCATAGTCAAGAGGATGAAGCCTACTGGAACCGGCTCGTTGATTTGCTCAGAACTTATGATATTAATTTCGTTATGAAGAATCCGGAAGTCATCGCCCGCTGCCGTTCTGTGGTTGAACAGAACAGGCGCTACAAGGAGACGCTGAAAAAATATACCCGGCTGAACAGGCACGTTTCGATCACAGATTTCCGCATGTTAACTGAAACACCCTCAGGGAATCGGTTTCTGGTCTATTCCATGTTTCCCGGTTCTGCAGTTAACGTGAAAATACGTTATGATAATGACAATCGGGACAAACTGATTGTCAGCGTGGGGCACAGTATTTTTAATCGTAACTGTAAAGTCAATGCCGGGCTCCTGCTGTCAGGGTTTGAGGGGGGCGGCCATTACGGGGCGGCATCATGCAGTTTTCATGCCAGCAAGGCAGAAGACTATGTGCCGAAGATTCTGGATGCCTTATTGAAAAATGAACCCATTAAATGA
- the mtaB gene encoding tRNA (N(6)-L-threonylcarbamoyladenosine(37)-C(2))-methylthiotransferase MtaB has translation MTGKNCKYQITTLGCKVNQCESEALAHHLSQSGWNSSQADDQVNVCIINTCTVTQKASMQSRQAIRQAVRANPDALIIVTGCYAQTEPDAIRKIQGVDYIIGNSDKHNIPRILSGSLEAPASATCQCHDISTERRFQPLPDISIGTRTRPFLKIQDGCNNFCTYCIVPFARGRSRSMPPEDVLSQIRKLKQSGYREVVLTGIHLGCYGLDLSPDTSLLSLIRRIEESGCIDRVRLSSIEPHELSPDIIRLVSVSEMFCRHFHIPLQSGDDRILKRMHRPYTRSFFKNLVFQIHELMPDAAIGVDTLIGFPGENPEAFENTYSLIQELPVSYLHVFPFSSRKNTPAARFPDKVPPGEIKNRCRLMRELGNRKKTRFLENLVGTQTRILVEEKTDTKTGLMKGMSSNYIPVLFTGEDHFKNKIITVRLDRITKNSQVFGSRIDPRM, from the coding sequence TTGACCGGCAAGAACTGTAAATATCAGATCACGACGTTAGGCTGTAAAGTCAATCAATGCGAATCCGAAGCTCTGGCGCACCATTTATCCCAATCGGGATGGAATTCTTCTCAAGCCGATGATCAGGTAAACGTCTGTATCATCAACACCTGTACTGTCACACAAAAGGCAAGCATGCAGTCCAGACAGGCCATCCGGCAGGCGGTCCGGGCCAATCCCGACGCACTGATCATTGTCACGGGATGCTATGCCCAGACCGAACCCGATGCCATCCGAAAAATCCAGGGCGTAGACTATATTATCGGCAATTCAGACAAACACAACATCCCCCGCATTCTGTCCGGTTCTTTGGAAGCCCCTGCTTCTGCAACATGTCAATGTCATGACATATCCACAGAACGGCGGTTTCAGCCGTTGCCGGACATATCCATCGGAACCCGGACCAGGCCGTTTTTAAAGATTCAGGACGGATGCAATAATTTTTGCACATACTGCATCGTTCCGTTTGCCCGGGGACGAAGCCGGAGCATGCCGCCCGAAGACGTCCTGAGCCAAATTCGCAAGCTGAAACAGAGCGGCTATCGGGAAGTGGTTCTTACCGGTATCCATCTTGGCTGTTATGGGCTGGATCTGTCACCAGACACCAGTCTGTTGTCTCTGATTCGTCGGATTGAGGAATCCGGTTGTATTGACAGGGTACGGTTAAGTTCCATTGAACCGCATGAACTCAGCCCGGACATCATCCGGCTGGTATCTGTATCCGAAATGTTCTGCCGTCACTTTCATATTCCCCTGCAAAGCGGCGATGACCGTATTCTTAAAAGAATGCACCGTCCCTATACGCGCTCTTTTTTCAAAAACCTCGTGTTTCAAATCCATGAGCTGATGCCCGATGCCGCCATCGGGGTCGACACGCTGATCGGTTTTCCCGGAGAAAACCCGGAAGCCTTTGAAAACACGTATTCGCTGATTCAGGAATTACCCGTGAGCTATCTGCATGTATTTCCGTTTTCATCCCGCAAAAACACCCCGGCAGCACGATTTCCGGATAAAGTCCCCCCGGGTGAAATCAAAAACCGATGCCGGCTGATGCGCGAACTTGGGAACCGGAAAAAGACCCGATTCCTTGAAAACCTGGTTGGCACCCAAACCAGAATTCTGGTCGAAGAAAAAACAGACACAAAAACCGGCCTGATGAAAGGCATGTCTTCCAACTATATTCCGGTGCTGTTCACCGGAGAAGACCATTTCAAAAATAAAATCATTACGGTCAGACTCGATCGGATAACTAAAAACTCCCAGGTGTTCGGCTCCCGGATAGATCCCCGGATGTAG
- the mnmA gene encoding tRNA 2-thiouridine(34) synthase MnmA, with amino-acid sequence MKPFTAIAVSGGIDSLIAACLLKEQGHHLIGIHFITGFEQISSSGNMYPEALEAIGTSFSSLRESISRKMSTIAGQLDIPIEIIDCRHQFKTHVIDYFIRTYRNNKTPNPCMVCNAAIKFGVVSDTAKKLGATRLATGHYARKVKDASGNCHLLKGMDLIKDQSYFLAMLTQDQLETAVFPLGELTKARVMAFAREKGLSPVEKAESQDICFIKNGTYGDFLLAHPDFDPKPGPVVDTNGKRLGTHQGLHRFTVGQRKGINCPAAEPYYVVKLDSRNNRLIVGFKSNLLTDGCEVEHINWIGTPPETAFRAMTRIRYRHSAVPSTVFTDGANSAAVRFDEPQQAVTPGQCAVFYDNDEVLGGGWITFDRQEL; translated from the coding sequence ATGAAGCCCTTCACCGCGATTGCTGTCAGCGGCGGAATTGATTCGCTCATTGCAGCATGCCTGTTAAAGGAACAGGGCCATCATCTGATTGGCATTCATTTTATTACCGGATTTGAGCAGATTTCGTCCTCAGGCAACATGTATCCCGAGGCGCTTGAGGCCATTGGCACTTCGTTTTCATCTCTCCGGGAGTCGATAAGCCGGAAAATGTCAACCATCGCCGGGCAGCTGGATATCCCGATTGAAATCATCGATTGTCGTCATCAATTTAAAACCCACGTAATCGACTATTTTATACGTACCTACCGAAACAACAAAACCCCCAACCCCTGCATGGTCTGCAATGCTGCCATCAAATTCGGTGTTGTCTCGGACACCGCAAAAAAACTGGGTGCCACCCGACTGGCAACAGGCCATTATGCACGAAAAGTCAAAGACGCGTCCGGAAACTGTCATCTGCTCAAAGGCATGGACCTGATCAAGGATCAATCTTATTTCCTCGCCATGCTGACCCAAGATCAGCTGGAAACCGCTGTTTTTCCTCTCGGGGAGTTGACAAAAGCCCGGGTAATGGCCTTTGCTCGCGAAAAAGGCCTGTCCCCGGTTGAAAAAGCAGAAAGTCAGGATATCTGTTTTATCAAAAACGGAACCTATGGCGATTTTCTGCTGGCCCATCCGGATTTTGATCCGAAGCCGGGACCTGTTGTTGACACAAACGGAAAGCGGCTCGGAACCCATCAAGGGCTTCACCGGTTTACCGTAGGACAGCGGAAAGGGATCAATTGCCCGGCTGCCGAGCCCTACTATGTGGTCAAACTGGATAGTCGAAACAACCGACTGATTGTCGGATTCAAAAGCAATTTGCTGACGGACGGATGCGAAGTTGAACATATCAACTGGATAGGAACACCCCCCGAAACCGCATTCAGGGCGATGACCCGGATAAGATATCGGCACAGCGCTGTACCCTCCACCGTGTTTACCGACGGAGCAAATTCAGCAGCTGTCCGGTTCGATGAGCCCCAGCAGGCCGTCACCCCGGGGCAATGCGCGGTTTTTTACGATAACGATGAGGTATTAGGCGGAGGTTGGATTACTTTTGACCGGCAAGAACTGTAA
- a CDS encoding 4Fe-4S binding protein, with the protein MYSKILILRFAQTESREPVVCNLAKNFDLTFNILNATIFPRKEGVMVLELTGTKKNFKDGVQFLKQHGIKVQNASQEVKRNNNKCTHCGACTAVCPTGALSIQRPEMTVTFDQTKCSLCELCVPACPTRAFEIRQPRENFFE; encoded by the coding sequence GTGTATTCAAAAATTCTTATTCTCCGGTTTGCCCAAACCGAATCCCGGGAGCCGGTTGTCTGCAATCTGGCAAAAAATTTTGACCTGACATTTAATATTCTCAATGCCACTATATTCCCCAGGAAAGAAGGGGTTATGGTGCTGGAATTGACGGGAACCAAAAAAAATTTCAAGGATGGGGTTCAGTTCCTGAAACAACACGGCATTAAAGTCCAGAATGCGTCTCAGGAAGTCAAACGAAACAACAATAAATGCACGCATTGCGGTGCATGTACCGCTGTCTGCCCAACCGGGGCACTTTCGATTCAACGGCCGGAAATGACGGTCACTTTCGATCAGACAAAATGCAGTCTATGCGAACTTTGCGTTCCGGCCTGTCCAACCCGGGCCTTTGAAATCCGTCAGCCCCGAGAGAACTTTTTTGAATGA
- a CDS encoding HEAT repeat domain-containing protein, giving the protein MKADNVIPFSPRKRLCEKAEAYMDSIELFHDEKEKAVDILLKVMTFAESDLKQKIVLFLGVFAKEKSVWSFYRMLTDSKEDDEIRHVTSIQLSVMFPYLKNPQPLIDRLIEDLKNEDSMLRMHAAFALGWEGNSQAAISLIELLYDPDVEVQESAVNALSNLRDDRIFNLLVDRLENASREQKQSILFNLWRFYSKQKEVISVYLRYLDHDEADLRYDALLLLGGIAAPISYLESLHKCIDDNDVRVRLLALERLFEIDNEHLEIFRNEIKGLLCDVDSAVKRAASRLLGRLEGSGCILHY; this is encoded by the coding sequence ATGAAAGCAGACAATGTAATACCGTTTTCGCCCAGAAAACGGCTTTGTGAAAAAGCCGAAGCGTATATGGATTCAATTGAACTTTTCCATGATGAAAAGGAAAAAGCGGTAGATATTCTGCTGAAAGTCATGACGTTTGCTGAAAGTGATTTGAAACAGAAAATTGTTTTGTTTTTAGGCGTGTTTGCGAAGGAAAAGTCAGTATGGTCATTTTACCGGATGCTGACCGATTCTAAAGAGGATGATGAAATCCGGCATGTCACATCGATTCAGCTCAGTGTCATGTTTCCGTATCTGAAAAACCCCCAGCCGCTTATTGACCGGTTGATAGAAGATTTGAAAAATGAGGACTCCATGCTCCGGATGCATGCTGCGTTTGCTTTGGGGTGGGAAGGAAATTCCCAGGCAGCCATATCTTTGATCGAGCTGCTTTATGATCCGGATGTTGAAGTCCAGGAAAGTGCGGTCAATGCGCTTTCCAACCTTCGGGATGATCGGATCTTCAATCTGCTGGTTGATCGATTGGAAAATGCCTCTCGGGAGCAGAAACAAAGTATACTTTTCAACCTGTGGCGGTTTTATTCAAAGCAGAAAGAGGTCATATCGGTTTATCTCAGATATCTTGATCATGATGAGGCCGATCTGCGCTATGATGCCCTGTTGCTGCTTGGCGGGATAGCAGCCCCGATCAGTTATCTCGAATCGCTTCATAAATGTATTGATGACAACGACGTGCGGGTGAGGCTTCTGGCACTGGAAAGACTTTTTGAAATTGATAATGAACATCTGGAGATTTTCAGAAATGAGATCAAGGGATTGCTCTGCGATGTGGACAGTGCAGTGAAACGGGCTGCTTCCCGGCTTCTGGGCCGTTTGGAAGGCAGCGGTTGCATCCTGCATTATTAA
- a CDS encoding LA2681 family HEPN domain-containing protein, which produces MSGSIQIRTIALILKITYLYIMKIYRKLISLKTISALSTDEAIEHIGLLTDAAFRCQKKKGLHQALSLSNEIRKRDLTIAQQAILNYHTSNIWGNLHKLQLTSETDNWEQMEIEKQLFYLRRSVIAVKQDDFRELTAVQVCPIYTNLAAALYQIGRFVEAIEYWNKALDIKPDFSMAKGNRGLGLIHYAHALYDDDHALLFLRQARDDLKSALESGVERQAEPVFQNYFHDLEHALSSEAMPHINSHVQPNIPGKTEEEINYRAWCLQYRLFLNPLNDLGTFPSAASDLLCTPSIIMEKGETPYFHGFYNQIKQEYVSARWLYYDGITSQEQHFSDSHVLLLNTLDYPVYGLAAEKIKISFRMLYSLFDKIAFFLNRYMPLSIKEKKVHFRTFWYENHTRTNTLRKTLELSENWPLRGLFWLSKDLYEDRDGFKEALEPDARELLAIRNHLEHKYLKYHEPPEKLPYSNDNSESFGFSIHRKDFEIKVLRILKMVRAALIYLALAIHSEEKRRLEQRKASQPIQVVELPFINDDRKM; this is translated from the coding sequence TGAAAACCATATCGGCATTATCAACGGACGAGGCCATAGAGCACATTGGACTTTTAACAGATGCCGCGTTTCGATGTCAGAAAAAAAAGGGACTGCATCAGGCGCTTTCGCTGTCAAATGAAATCAGAAAAAGAGATTTGACCATTGCCCAGCAGGCCATCCTCAACTATCATACCTCAAACATCTGGGGTAACCTGCACAAACTGCAGCTGACTTCGGAAACCGATAATTGGGAACAGATGGAAATCGAAAAACAGCTTTTTTATCTGCGTCGATCCGTCATTGCAGTCAAACAGGATGATTTCAGAGAGTTAACTGCCGTTCAGGTATGCCCCATTTATACAAACCTTGCGGCAGCGCTGTATCAAATCGGACGCTTTGTCGAAGCCATTGAGTATTGGAATAAAGCCCTGGACATCAAGCCGGATTTTTCCATGGCCAAAGGCAACAGGGGCCTGGGACTGATTCATTATGCACATGCCCTCTATGATGACGATCACGCGCTCCTTTTTTTAAGGCAGGCCCGTGACGATCTGAAATCAGCACTTGAAAGCGGGGTTGAACGCCAAGCCGAACCGGTTTTTCAAAATTATTTCCACGACCTCGAGCATGCCCTTTCTTCTGAAGCCATGCCTCATATCAATTCACACGTACAGCCGAACATACCCGGAAAAACAGAAGAAGAGATCAACTACAGAGCCTGGTGCCTCCAATACCGGCTGTTTCTCAATCCATTAAATGATCTGGGCACATTTCCGTCGGCCGCCTCAGATCTGCTGTGCACGCCGTCAATTATAATGGAGAAAGGTGAAACGCCCTATTTCCACGGATTTTACAATCAAATCAAGCAGGAATATGTTTCCGCCCGATGGCTCTACTATGACGGCATCACATCGCAGGAGCAGCACTTTTCAGACAGCCATGTTCTGCTCCTCAACACTCTGGATTATCCGGTATACGGGCTGGCAGCCGAAAAAATAAAAATATCATTCCGAATGCTGTACTCGCTGTTTGATAAAATCGCTTTTTTTCTGAATCGATACATGCCGCTATCGATTAAAGAAAAAAAAGTCCATTTCCGAACATTCTGGTATGAAAACCATACCCGCACAAACACCTTGCGAAAAACGCTGGAACTTTCAGAAAACTGGCCCCTGCGGGGATTGTTCTGGCTCAGTAAAGATTTATATGAAGACAGGGACGGCTTCAAGGAAGCTCTGGAACCGGACGCGAGAGAACTTCTTGCGATACGAAACCACCTTGAACATAAATATCTCAAATACCATGAGCCGCCCGAAAAACTGCCTTATTCCAACGACAATTCCGAATCATTCGGTTTTTCAATTCACCGCAAGGATTTTGAAATAAAAGTGTTGCGTATATTGAAAATGGTCCGGGCGGCATTAATATACCTGGCGCTGGCGATTCACAGCGAAGAAAAACGCCGACTGGAACAACGAAAGGCTTCGCAGCCGATTCAGGTAGTAGAATTGCCTTTTATCAATGACGATAGAAAAATGTAG